A DNA window from Maribellus comscasis contains the following coding sequences:
- a CDS encoding glycyl-radical enzyme activating protein: MKGTIFNIEEFAVHDGPGIRKLVFFKGCPLKCTWCHNPEGISFKKELMVSYAACIHCGKCSEVCSNNECIQCGKCVDVCPLRLRKIVGKDYEATHLAEILLKGKEVLIKSGGGITISGGEPLAQPAFLFELIEHLKPVNIAVETSGYAKTEVFQRMLSKVDMVLMDVKHTNPDIHKKYTGVDNAQILNNLEVLCSSDIDFYIRIPLIPGVNDTMENMEETARLIKDAKNLKRVELLPYHQIAGAKYPMLRKQYNPGFDAKRKVNFRKDVFEKYNINVVVL, from the coding sequence ATGAAAGGTACCATTTTTAATATTGAAGAGTTTGCTGTTCACGACGGGCCGGGGATACGGAAGCTTGTCTTTTTTAAAGGGTGTCCTCTGAAATGTACATGGTGCCATAATCCGGAAGGAATTTCTTTTAAAAAAGAACTGATGGTGAGTTATGCAGCGTGTATACATTGTGGTAAATGTAGTGAAGTGTGTTCCAATAATGAATGTATCCAATGTGGAAAATGCGTTGACGTTTGCCCCTTGCGCTTGCGAAAGATTGTGGGGAAAGATTATGAAGCTACCCATTTGGCGGAAATACTGTTGAAGGGTAAAGAGGTTTTGATAAAAAGTGGTGGAGGAATTACCATTTCGGGGGGGGAACCACTTGCTCAGCCGGCTTTTCTTTTTGAATTGATTGAACATCTGAAACCTGTAAATATTGCCGTTGAAACTTCAGGGTATGCAAAAACAGAGGTTTTTCAGAGGATGCTTTCTAAAGTAGATATGGTATTGATGGATGTAAAACATACGAATCCTGATATTCATAAAAAATATACGGGGGTTGACAATGCACAGATACTGAATAACCTGGAAGTTTTATGCTCATCAGATATCGATTTTTATATAAGGATACCTTTGATTCCCGGGGTAAATGATACCATGGAGAATATGGAAGAAACAGCCAGGCTAATCAAAGATGCCAAAAATTTGAAGCGAGTGGAGCTATTGCCTTATCATCAGATTGCCGGGGCAAAGTACCCGATGTTAAGAAAACAATATAATCCCGGATTTGATGCAAAGCGAAAAGTAAATTTCAGGAAAGATGTATTTGAAAAATATAATATAAATGTGGTTGTATTATGA
- a CDS encoding sugar porter family MFS transporter, with product MKRYLYFITFVAALGSLLFGFETGVINGTIFYVAQYFGLSPAMKGFVVSAALIGCIIGALFIGKPADIYGRRFILKYMALFFLVSMLMTGLATHLWIFIIGRFIGGIAVGGASVVTPMYISEVAPPKYRGRLVATAQFAIVLGILVSFFSNFIIDSIGETENKWRWMFLFGVIPSAIFFGLLFFIQRSPRWLVKTGRLEEAKNAILRVNNNQITPDELVKEIQDSLDNEVFTHYSVLFKKPYLKLVLIGIGVGMFNQLSGINIVNYYSTDIFREAGFSGESAFTQTVLVGITNLVFTIVGMSLIDKFGRKFLLYIGGICMPIFLGLFSWAYISGNTSGYILLISMLGFIAFFAASQGTVIWVILSEMFPTNIRARGSAIGSFSHWFFNALNSWVFPVVVASVGTGYAFLFFGIATVLSLVFYRFSLVETKGKSLEEIEHMVLVKKS from the coding sequence ATGAAACGCTATTTGTATTTTATCACATTTGTGGCTGCACTGGGCAGCCTGTTATTTGGTTTTGAAACCGGTGTGATTAACGGGACCATATTTTATGTAGCCCAGTATTTCGGGCTTTCACCTGCAATGAAAGGTTTTGTTGTTAGCGCTGCCCTGATAGGTTGTATTATCGGTGCCTTATTTATTGGCAAACCGGCAGATATTTACGGGCGCAGGTTCATTCTGAAATACATGGCCCTGTTTTTTCTTGTTTCGATGTTAATGACCGGGCTGGCTACCCATTTATGGATATTCATCATTGGGCGTTTTATTGGAGGGATTGCCGTTGGTGGTGCATCGGTTGTAACTCCCATGTATATTTCAGAAGTAGCCCCGCCAAAATACAGGGGGCGTTTGGTGGCAACAGCCCAGTTTGCGATTGTGCTCGGAATCCTGGTTTCATTCTTCTCCAACTTCATTATTGATAGTATTGGTGAGACTGAAAATAAATGGAGGTGGATGTTTTTGTTTGGGGTAATCCCTTCGGCAATTTTCTTTGGGCTCCTGTTTTTTATTCAACGAAGTCCCAGATGGCTGGTAAAAACAGGGCGTTTGGAAGAGGCAAAAAATGCTATTTTAAGGGTTAATAACAACCAAATTACGCCGGACGAGTTAGTCAAGGAAATACAGGACTCACTTGATAATGAGGTTTTCACGCATTATTCTGTCCTTTTCAAAAAACCATATTTGAAATTGGTATTGATAGGTATCGGGGTTGGGATGTTTAACCAATTGTCGGGTATCAATATTGTCAACTATTATTCGACCGATATTTTCAGGGAAGCCGGGTTTAGTGGTGAATCTGCTTTTACTCAAACGGTACTTGTTGGGATAACAAACCTGGTTTTTACCATTGTCGGGATGTCTTTGATCGATAAATTCGGAAGGAAATTTTTATTATATATCGGTGGAATCTGTATGCCAATATTTCTGGGTTTGTTCAGTTGGGCATATATTTCAGGAAATACAAGTGGTTATATCCTTTTAATAAGTATGCTGGGATTTATTGCTTTTTTCGCCGCCTCACAAGGTACGGTTATCTGGGTCATCCTTTCCGAAATGTTTCCTACAAATATAAGGGCAAGAGGTTCGGCAATCGGCTCCTTTTCCCATTGGTTTTTTAATGCGTTAAATTCCTGGGTATTTCCGGTTGTGGTAGCTTCTGTTGGTACTGGTTATGCATTCCTGTTTTTCGGTATTGCCACTGTTTTAAGCCTTGTCTTTTACCGCTTTTCCCTGGTGGAAACCAAAGGAAAGTCACTGGAAGAAATTGAACACATGGTCTTAGTAAAGAAATCCTGA
- a CDS encoding arylsulfatase yields MKEKKRIPKQTNLKLRHFLFLIGILGTLSSCLNETKSDNEPNVILILVDDLGYGDISFYGQQTLKTPNIDKMANEGMHFTNMYTGSTVCAPSRACLLTGKHTGHCSVRGNDLDQMVSNSELTLAKVFKNAGYKTGAIGKWGIGGNLPHDDPAKKGYEYFYGYINMWHAHNFYPEYLFENGEKIQLKNKTQLINGVNPWLDPLREGKGVAEVKNEYAPFLFDSKAISFIEKNKDDKFFLYLAYNVPHANNEKSPDGMEVPDYYEFSQKNWPSQEKGFAAMIRNIDNSVGLILKKLVDMGIDKNTLVLFCSDNGPHQEGGHQMDFFNSNGSFRGMKRDLYQGGVKTPFIAYWPGVIPENSKSDDLFAFWDFLPTFSELTDREKPADTDGISFLPALFGQKQTEKHDYLYWEFYEQGGKQAILKDQWKAIKLNIRDTAKETIFELYNIKNDPEELVDVADQNIEVVRQFEKLFESSRNEFEIIPLINAKN; encoded by the coding sequence ATGAAGGAGAAAAAAAGAATACCGAAACAGACAAATTTAAAACTTCGTCATTTTTTGTTTCTAATAGGGATATTAGGTACGCTGAGTTCATGTTTGAATGAAACTAAATCTGATAATGAACCTAATGTAATCCTGATTTTAGTTGATGATTTAGGTTATGGAGATATAAGTTTTTACGGGCAGCAAACATTAAAAACCCCTAATATAGATAAAATGGCGAATGAAGGTATGCATTTTACAAATATGTATACTGGCTCAACAGTGTGTGCGCCTTCCCGCGCCTGTTTATTAACCGGCAAGCACACAGGGCATTGTTCTGTGCGAGGAAATGATTTAGATCAAATGGTCAGCAATTCAGAACTTACTTTAGCAAAAGTATTTAAAAATGCTGGCTATAAAACAGGTGCAATTGGGAAATGGGGCATTGGTGGGAATTTACCTCATGATGACCCGGCAAAGAAAGGATATGAGTACTTTTATGGTTATATAAATATGTGGCATGCGCATAACTTTTATCCTGAATATTTATTTGAAAACGGGGAGAAAATTCAATTAAAAAATAAAACTCAATTAATTAATGGAGTAAACCCATGGCTTGATCCCCTTAGGGAAGGTAAAGGGGTAGCTGAAGTTAAAAATGAATATGCCCCGTTTTTGTTTGACTCTAAAGCAATTTCTTTTATTGAAAAAAATAAAGATGACAAGTTTTTTCTTTATCTGGCTTATAACGTCCCGCATGCCAATAATGAAAAGAGCCCGGATGGGATGGAAGTTCCGGATTATTATGAATTTAGCCAAAAAAATTGGCCGAGCCAGGAAAAAGGTTTTGCTGCAATGATCCGGAATATTGATAATTCTGTAGGATTAATCCTTAAAAAGTTAGTTGACATGGGAATTGATAAAAATACCCTCGTTTTATTTTGTTCCGACAATGGACCGCATCAGGAAGGTGGGCACCAAATGGATTTTTTTAATTCAAACGGCTCTTTCAGAGGGATGAAACGCGATTTATATCAAGGTGGGGTAAAGACACCTTTTATAGCTTATTGGCCGGGAGTAATTCCTGAGAATTCAAAATCCGATGATCTGTTTGCATTTTGGGATTTCCTTCCCACCTTTTCTGAATTAACAGACCGGGAAAAACCTGCTGATACAGATGGTATATCTTTTTTGCCTGCTCTTTTTGGGCAGAAACAAACGGAGAAACATGACTATTTATATTGGGAATTTTATGAGCAGGGAGGAAAACAGGCAATTCTGAAAGATCAATGGAAAGCTATAAAACTCAATATCAGGGATACAGCTAAAGAAACAATTTTTGAATTGTATAACATCAAAAATGATCCCGAAGAACTCGTTGATGTTGCAGACCAGAATATAGAGGTTGTCAGACAATTTGAAAAGTTGTTCGAATCCTCAAGAAATGAGTTTGAGATTATACCATTAATTAATGCAAAAAATTAA
- a CDS encoding alpha-galactosidase, producing the protein MKPIKLLFLLLLIVIITLKVKADDRSYRIETKNTTLVFTGEKGEKFLFRYYGVKSGDLSKISTSGVGVREEAYPTFGINCIEEKALRVSHSDGNISTDLYLESVETTKPDDNTSLTTVKLYDDKYPFTVTLFYRAYFNEDVIEAWSVISHKEKEPVTLYRFASFYIPVYSFNPWLTHFHGHWGGEFNLVEEKLERGMKVIKNRNGIRGTQCDNPSFMLSLDGKPSENEGEVIAGTLSWTGTYKLSFDSDTRNRVNIIAGINEDVSRIVLNSGEEFRTPAFILTYSRNGKGQASRNLHSWARNYGIRDGHKERMVLLNSWEGVYFDISEDKMLNMINDIAALGGELFVMDDGWFGEKYPRNDATTSLGDWGVNTEKLPNGLEPLIERAKSKNIKFGIWLEPEMVNLKSELAEKHPDWIVHQPNRETVMGRGGSQMLLDLCNPEVQDFVFHTIHDLLVKHPGIGYIKWDANHFMTNIGSSVLSPNNQSRFYVEYHKGLQKTLNRIVQAHPDVVMQACSSGGGRVTYGYLKYFHEYWTSDNTDALSRIYMQWGTSHIFPAINMASHVSVSPNHQTDRELPLKFRFDVAMTGRLGMEMQPKDLSPEEWQFSKEAVQMYKSIRDVIQFGDLYRLISPYENNGSASLMYVSPGKERAVFFTFNLKENLKYVNPPIRLGGLDPDKKYRITEINKASEQNLRFEGQVFTGEFLMVIGLRVNMRKAFQSIILEVTEID; encoded by the coding sequence ATGAAACCAATCAAATTATTATTCCTACTGTTGTTAATTGTGATCATCACACTTAAAGTAAAGGCTGATGATCGTTCGTATCGGATTGAAACAAAAAATACCACCCTGGTTTTTACCGGAGAAAAAGGAGAGAAATTCCTGTTCCGGTATTATGGTGTTAAATCCGGCGATTTATCAAAAATTTCAACCAGCGGGGTTGGTGTACGAGAAGAAGCCTATCCTACGTTTGGCATCAATTGCATCGAAGAAAAAGCACTCCGGGTAAGCCATTCCGACGGGAATATTTCAACCGACCTGTACCTTGAATCAGTTGAAACAACAAAACCTGATGACAATACCAGCCTTACCACAGTAAAACTGTACGACGATAAATATCCGTTTACAGTCACCCTTTTTTACAGGGCATATTTTAATGAGGATGTAATAGAGGCATGGTCTGTAATATCACACAAAGAAAAAGAACCGGTAACGCTTTACAGGTTTGCATCATTCTATATTCCTGTTTACTCGTTTAACCCATGGCTTACCCATTTTCACGGGCACTGGGGAGGTGAATTTAACCTGGTTGAAGAAAAGCTGGAAAGAGGAATGAAAGTAATCAAAAACAGGAACGGGATTAGGGGAACCCAGTGTGATAACCCATCATTTATGCTGAGCCTTGACGGAAAACCTTCAGAAAATGAGGGAGAAGTAATTGCCGGGACACTATCGTGGACAGGAACTTATAAACTCAGTTTCGATTCCGACACTAGAAACCGGGTAAATATTATTGCGGGGATAAATGAAGATGTTTCACGCATTGTGCTGAATAGTGGTGAAGAATTCCGGACTCCGGCTTTTATCCTGACTTACAGCAGGAACGGCAAAGGGCAAGCCAGCAGGAACCTGCATAGCTGGGCACGGAATTACGGAATCAGAGACGGACACAAGGAGCGGATGGTACTACTCAACAGCTGGGAAGGAGTTTATTTTGATATTTCGGAAGATAAAATGTTGAATATGATCAACGATATAGCTGCTTTGGGAGGAGAATTGTTTGTAATGGACGATGGATGGTTTGGAGAAAAATACCCGCGAAATGATGCCACCACAAGTTTAGGCGACTGGGGAGTGAACACGGAGAAACTCCCAAATGGTTTGGAGCCGCTAATTGAAAGGGCAAAAAGTAAAAATATAAAATTTGGAATCTGGCTGGAACCTGAAATGGTAAATTTGAAAAGTGAACTGGCGGAAAAACACCCGGACTGGATAGTGCACCAGCCCAACCGCGAAACAGTAATGGGAAGGGGGGGCTCACAAATGTTACTGGATTTGTGCAACCCGGAAGTACAGGATTTTGTGTTCCATACTATTCATGACTTACTGGTTAAACATCCTGGGATAGGATATATAAAATGGGATGCCAACCATTTTATGACCAATATTGGTTCATCTGTACTTTCGCCAAACAATCAATCGCGTTTTTACGTGGAATATCACAAGGGGCTGCAAAAAACACTGAACCGCATTGTACAGGCCCATCCCGATGTCGTTATGCAGGCTTGTTCCAGCGGGGGCGGCAGGGTGACCTACGGTTACCTGAAATATTTCCATGAGTATTGGACTAGCGACAATACCGATGCATTAAGCCGTATTTACATGCAATGGGGAACATCCCATATTTTTCCTGCCATAAACATGGCATCGCACGTGAGTGTCTCCCCAAACCATCAAACCGACAGGGAACTGCCACTAAAATTCAGGTTTGATGTGGCAATGACAGGAAGGCTGGGGATGGAAATGCAGCCCAAAGACCTTAGCCCTGAAGAATGGCAATTTTCAAAAGAAGCTGTTCAAATGTATAAATCCATAAGGGATGTAATACAGTTTGGTGATTTGTACCGGCTAATATCTCCTTACGAAAATAATGGTTCAGCATCTTTGATGTACGTTTCTCCCGGAAAGGAACGGGCAGTGTTTTTTACTTTTAATCTAAAAGAAAACCTTAAATATGTAAATCCACCAATCCGCTTAGGAGGTTTGGATCCTGATAAAAAGTATCGAATTACAGAGATAAATAAAGCTTCGGAACAAAATTTAAGATTTGAAGGACAAGTATTTACAGGAGAATTTTTAATGGTTATTGGATTAAGGGTTAATATGAGGAAGGCATTTCAAAGTATAATCCTTGAAGTAACTGAAATAGACTAG
- a CDS encoding aldose epimerase family protein, which translates to MKLFTIENKNGIKTTITSYGGRVVSLFVPDRNGNLEDVVLGYDNLADYLSSNEKYYGATIGRYGNRIGNARFSIGEKEYTLEKNNCDNSLHGGSGGFHNVIWDVKQLDKQTLKLKYLSKDMEEGFPGNLDVKVIYSLTDNNELKIEYFAETNQATIVNFTHHSFFNLTGNLEKSINNHILQINAESYTPVDGGLIPTGEISPVEGTPFDFREPVSIGKRVDEEYEQLILGKGYDHNWVLDASGLNKDIRLAAKVVEPESGRTMEVFTNEPGIQFYGGNFLNGSDVGKNGIAYRHRTAFCLETQHFPDSPNIKQFPSTMLFPGEEYYSVCIYRFDVIN; encoded by the coding sequence ATGAAACTATTTACAATTGAAAATAAAAACGGGATTAAAACCACTATTACCAGTTACGGAGGGCGGGTAGTAAGCCTTTTTGTTCCTGATAGAAATGGGAATTTAGAGGATGTTGTATTGGGTTATGACAATCTTGCCGATTATTTAAGCTCAAATGAAAAATATTATGGTGCCACAATAGGGAGGTATGGGAACAGGATTGGAAATGCCAGATTTTCAATAGGAGAAAAAGAATACACTCTTGAAAAGAATAATTGCGATAATTCCCTCCACGGTGGAAGTGGTGGTTTTCACAATGTAATATGGGATGTAAAACAATTAGACAAGCAAACACTGAAACTGAAGTACCTGTCAAAGGATATGGAAGAAGGTTTTCCCGGCAACCTTGATGTAAAAGTTATTTATTCACTCACTGATAACAACGAATTAAAAATTGAATATTTTGCTGAGACAAACCAGGCAACTATTGTAAACTTTACCCATCATTCATTTTTTAACCTGACGGGAAATTTGGAAAAATCAATCAATAACCACATACTCCAAATAAATGCAGAATCATACACTCCGGTTGATGGAGGATTAATCCCAACTGGAGAAATATCCCCGGTTGAAGGAACACCTTTCGATTTCAGGGAGCCGGTTTCAATCGGGAAAAGAGTGGATGAGGAATATGAACAACTGATATTGGGTAAGGGGTACGACCACAACTGGGTGTTGGATGCATCTGGCCTGAATAAAGATATTCGTTTGGCAGCTAAAGTTGTTGAACCGGAATCAGGAAGAACAATGGAAGTGTTTACGAATGAACCTGGCATTCAGTTTTATGGAGGGAATTTTTTAAATGGTAGTGACGTTGGGAAAAACGGGATCGCATATCGGCATCGAACAGCCTTTTGCCTCGAAACACAGCATTTCCCTGATAGCCCGAATATTAAGCAATTCCCTTCTACCATGCTTTTCCCCGGAGAAGAATATTATTCTGTTTGTATTTACCGGTTTGATGTAATTAACTAA
- a CDS encoding alpha-galactosidase translates to MKTRREFIQKASVGSIALSSLCGFTTLDDRNIPVISGLNKGNKNIPFEEPDYTKWKVSFNESESTLSIVNGNVFIHGRLIFTSGTDQWTVVNSHDGVKSRYAFVDLKGDVQGYFVLCTNGEELKICFYHRTAQAYKGILTFTGGITFFKNSFACRTRAKEGERVLSLSCGITDSLQNDSLFAPENDTILQLDAGNLSIKNTGDGEYSFKMSGHIGESSESVFSMNLEKNYLKSRYVPYYHTLNRERCSKTPTGWMSWNTYFDKATAEDNLNEAKIGKKYLQPFGCEFWSIESWQGNSDQLPVSNFFNMNLEVNEKQFPEGMKQLAEDIRDLGFRPGLWMAPFGTGSEKFYDEHKNWFLHDKEGKPISSWNGRYTLDPTVQEALDHLKKMFNKASREWGYEFFKIDGMSGRSHNYCAHLYERPEIRECFKDPSYSNPFEKCVKTFREGIGEDRVFLACQGHSSGPEAYYADAARLGADIVHPNQPVKWHNVYNQGACTMNQIFTHNIVMVADPDTLLVHDLPLEEARVSATIVALPGQLTFFGDKLAGLSKSQMKILQQTLPVADVRPVSLYPYFSMLQIWNLQIENKLLGDYNVVALFNWEDEAKTISFSMDELGLPAEDEYLIYEFWEQKAYGTITDGFALEVPAHAVRLLSIHKKQDIPQWVSSDRHITQNALELNAYKWDNRNRVIEGEIALVGSFPLTMRLHVPKGFHLADAQCDGAKCTVKEENDNIMAVTFNPNKTGDFKFKVRF, encoded by the coding sequence ATGAAAACTAGAAGGGAATTTATACAAAAGGCATCTGTTGGGTCAATTGCCCTATCTTCACTTTGTGGCTTCACAACTTTGGACGATAGAAATATTCCTGTTATTTCCGGCCTAAATAAAGGAAATAAAAATATACCTTTTGAAGAGCCGGATTATACAAAGTGGAAAGTTTCGTTTAACGAATCAGAATCAACTCTTTCAATAGTTAATGGCAATGTTTTTATTCACGGAAGACTTATTTTTACTTCGGGAACGGATCAATGGACAGTTGTTAATTCACATGATGGAGTAAAAAGCCGCTATGCTTTTGTTGATTTGAAAGGTGATGTGCAGGGGTATTTTGTTTTGTGCACGAATGGAGAGGAGTTGAAAATTTGCTTTTACCATCGGACAGCACAGGCTTATAAAGGCATTTTAACGTTTACGGGAGGTATAACTTTTTTCAAAAATAGTTTTGCTTGCCGGACACGGGCAAAAGAAGGAGAGAGGGTTTTGTCCTTGAGTTGCGGGATAACCGATTCTTTACAAAACGATTCCCTTTTTGCTCCTGAAAATGATACAATACTGCAACTGGATGCCGGAAATCTGAGCATAAAAAATACGGGTGACGGTGAGTATTCATTTAAAATGTCGGGACACATTGGAGAGTCATCAGAGTCAGTCTTTTCCATGAACCTTGAGAAAAACTATTTAAAAAGCAGGTATGTTCCCTACTATCATACTTTGAACAGGGAAAGGTGCTCCAAAACGCCAACAGGCTGGATGTCGTGGAATACTTATTTCGATAAAGCCACTGCTGAAGATAACCTTAATGAAGCCAAAATCGGGAAAAAATATTTGCAGCCATTTGGCTGTGAATTTTGGTCGATTGAATCCTGGCAGGGAAATTCAGACCAACTTCCGGTCAGTAATTTCTTTAATATGAACCTTGAAGTAAATGAAAAGCAGTTTCCTGAAGGTATGAAACAACTGGCTGAGGATATCCGTGATTTGGGATTTCGCCCGGGTTTATGGATGGCACCGTTTGGAACCGGAAGCGAGAAGTTCTACGACGAGCATAAAAACTGGTTTTTACATGATAAAGAAGGCAAACCTATTTCTTCATGGAATGGGCGTTATACGTTAGACCCAACAGTACAAGAAGCGTTAGACCATTTAAAAAAGATGTTTAATAAAGCTTCACGGGAATGGGGATACGAGTTTTTTAAAATTGATGGCATGTCGGGACGGTCTCATAATTATTGTGCCCATTTGTATGAACGCCCGGAAATCCGGGAGTGTTTCAAAGATCCGTCTTATTCAAATCCGTTTGAAAAATGTGTAAAAACCTTCCGTGAAGGTATTGGCGAAGACCGTGTATTTTTAGCTTGTCAAGGACATAGTTCAGGTCCTGAAGCATATTATGCTGATGCAGCCAGGCTTGGTGCCGACATTGTCCATCCCAATCAACCGGTAAAATGGCATAACGTTTATAATCAGGGGGCATGTACCATGAACCAGATTTTTACGCACAATATCGTAATGGTAGCCGACCCTGATACTTTACTGGTTCATGACTTGCCATTGGAAGAGGCAAGGGTTTCAGCAACGATTGTTGCTTTGCCCGGGCAGTTAACTTTCTTTGGCGATAAACTGGCTGGTTTGTCCAAAAGTCAGATGAAAATACTGCAACAAACCCTGCCTGTTGCCGATGTTCGTCCGGTAAGCCTGTACCCTTATTTTTCGATGTTGCAAATATGGAACCTACAGATTGAAAATAAATTGTTGGGCGATTATAACGTGGTAGCCCTCTTTAACTGGGAAGATGAAGCGAAAACTATTTCTTTTTCGATGGACGAATTAGGATTGCCGGCAGAGGATGAATATTTAATCTATGAATTTTGGGAACAAAAAGCTTACGGAACAATAACTGACGGTTTTGCACTGGAAGTCCCTGCCCATGCAGTACGCTTGTTATCAATACACAAAAAGCAGGATATTCCTCAATGGGTAAGCAGCGACCGCCATATCACCCAGAATGCCCTTGAACTAAATGCTTACAAATGGGATAACAGGAACAGGGTAATTGAAGGGGAAATAGCACTTGTTGGATCATTTCCTTTAACAATGAGATTGCACGTGCCCAAAGGATTTCATCTTGCCGATGCACAGTGCGATGGTGCAAAATGCACAGTAAAGGAGGAGAATGACAATATTATGGCAGTCACTTTTAATCCGAATAAGACCGGCGATTTTAAGTTCAAGGTGAGATTTTAA
- a CDS encoding helix-turn-helix domain-containing protein: protein MIFSDKKFYKYLTIGEEDKRWGIYLTGAGNIMIDKQTEYPLIDDPSHHYFHWSIGRRISDYQILYITKGKGIFESEITGTRKINAGDIFILFPGIWHRFKPDEDSGWDEYWVEFNGDLIQHYRLKEFLSPENPVITVGIHEDIARNYLQVIHLLKEEKPGFQYIASGYIVQILGQIFASKKYHPFEGKAIENQIRQAKLTILENLHQSISQQEIARSAGMGYSLFRKKFKEYTGVSPAQYQIQLKINKAKDLLIVSDKPLKNISHNLGFDTFDYFCRQFKQKTGFTPSEFREKNKR from the coding sequence ATGATATTCTCTGATAAAAAATTCTATAAATACCTGACTATTGGAGAGGAAGACAAACGTTGGGGGATATACCTCACCGGGGCAGGAAATATTATGATTGACAAACAAACTGAATATCCTCTCATAGACGACCCTTCGCATCACTATTTTCACTGGTCAATAGGAAGACGGATATCTGACTACCAGATTTTGTATATCACCAAAGGGAAAGGTATTTTTGAATCGGAGATAACCGGCACACGTAAAATTAATGCAGGTGATATTTTTATCCTTTTCCCCGGCATTTGGCACCGTTTTAAACCAGATGAAGACTCCGGCTGGGATGAATATTGGGTGGAATTTAACGGCGATTTGATACAACATTACCGGTTAAAAGAATTTTTATCTCCCGAGAATCCGGTAATTACCGTTGGAATACACGAAGATATTGCCCGAAATTACCTCCAGGTTATTCACTTACTAAAAGAGGAAAAACCGGGATTTCAGTATATTGCTTCGGGCTACATTGTTCAAATTCTGGGGCAAATATTTGCATCAAAAAAATACCATCCTTTTGAAGGGAAAGCCATCGAAAACCAAATCAGGCAAGCTAAACTTACGATCCTTGAAAACCTGCACCAATCAATTAGTCAGCAAGAGATAGCACGAAGCGCCGGAATGGGATATTCATTATTTCGGAAAAAATTTAAAGAATATACAGGTGTTTCGCCCGCCCAGTACCAAATTCAATTAAAAATTAATAAAGCCAAAGATTTGCTAATTGTATCAGATAAACCATTAAAGAATATATCTCATAATTTAGGGTTTGACACCTTTGATTATTTTTGCCGCCAATTCAAACAAAAAACAGGATTTACACCTTCCGAGTTCAGGGAAAAGAATAAACGATAA